TGAGAGTAGAGAACCCACTGGCATTCAGAACATCCGATTTTGTTCAGGTAGGTTTGAGCAAATTGCAAGACTTGGAGTGTAGAGAGTTTTTCGTCGGGGTGGGGACTTAAGGAAATGTGAGCAACGGGAAATTTGACTCGGTTGGAACGGCGGGAAACCAGGTGGAAGGCTTGAGTGAATTCTTCTCTGGTGGTGCCTAGCATATTGCCACCCAGGTATTGGGCGTCGGGTTTGCTTTCAATATATCGTAGCAGACTGTTGAAGTCGGAGCCTTTGGTGATTTTGCCAATCATTTTTCGTCTAGGGATTCAGGTGGGTTGAGGAGTTGGGATTGTACAGTTTTGAGTAAGTCCAGGACTTGTGCAACGGCTTCTGTGGCTTCAGCGATATTGGAAATGTCTTGTCCGGATGTTACAGCCGCGTTCATCGCTAAAACCTGTTGGTTGAGACTGTTGCTGATTCGACCCAGTTGGAGGACTAAGTGGTAGTTGACCTCTGGTGGTTGAGTGGGTATTTCTCGCCGGGAAGCGCAGCGTCTGAGATATTCGGAAAGACTTATCCCAGCTTTTTGAGCTTTAATCAGCCAGCTTTTTTTCTCAGTCGGTGTGACTCGGATTTTAATTTCAGTTGTTTTGTTCATGGTTCATGGCTACCTGTTTTAGCTGCGGGAGGAAAGTATTGATAAGTAGGTGGACACAATAAAAGCTAACGGTGGAGATCGTCATTCGTCATTCGTCATTCGTCCTTCGTAAGGGTTTGAGGCTTGTTTACAAAACTTAGTACAGTGCCGTTTTCTTTTGTCCGATTACTTAGAGAGTGGACAGCTATGGGAACACAGGTCACAATTTTAAATTCGTCTTCAAAAAAAGTGATGTTTGTTGGAATGGAGGAAAGGTGTGGAGTTAGGTGCTGATTCCGGAAGGGGTGTTAACCGGGGTTTGGAGTCTAAATGGGGGAACAAACACTTGGCTTGCTCCAGCAGTGGGGAGCTGTATATCGATTAACCTAGCGCAAAACTGATTCATCGGATCGATTTTATTCAAAAAACTATCCTAAGGAAGATTATTTGGGGCAAGTTTGGAATTTTCAGAAGGGATAATTGAGGTAAATAGCTGATAAGATTTACTCAAAACTGTAAGGTGTAAGGGCTTAGTTTAGCGTTAATTGGCTAATAATACGCTAATTGGGTGTAAGTTTTTCCTCACTTGTCCCTCATTTTTTGAGGAAAATACTCAGTAAAAAGTACAGATGTGCCATGGTACGTCTGTTTAAGGTCAAAATAGGAATTGTTTAGTCGCTGAGGTGACTGTTTTTTAGGAATTTCAGTAGATGATTCGACGATTGAACCGATGTTCTAGGGATAGCGGGGAACGGAAAATAAATCTAATGCAGCGCGGCGTCAAATACCAACCCGTTAACAGGCTGACGAGAAAGCAGATATCATAAACAAGTGCAACCTGGGAGCTTTTGTACGAGCGATCGCTATCCTAGTGCAAGAAGGCAGAAATAACTGAACAGCTAATATCTCCCCCCGCTTCCCCTGCTCCCTCTGCTCCCCCTGCTTCATCGTATCTACGAAGCTGCTCAAGTATTTTTATGCCCGCTGCACTAGCAACCCCATTCCGAATACAATAGTTGTGCTTATCGCTGTTCCCCGATACTCTTTCTCCCGAAGATGCCAATCAACCGCCAGCGCTACGCCGATAATTGGTCAGACATCGCCCTATCTGTCAAAGAAGCTGCTCTTTGGCGCTGTCGCCACTGTGGGAAACAATGTCTGCGTCCCGGCGAAAAGCCATCCAAT
The nucleotide sequence above comes from Coleofasciculus chthonoplastes PCC 7420. Encoded proteins:
- a CDS encoding plasmid mobilization protein — translated: MNKTTEIKIRVTPTEKKSWLIKAQKAGISLSEYLRRCASRREIPTQPPEVNYHLVLQLGRISNSLNQQVLAMNAAVTSGQDISNIAEATEAVAQVLDLLKTVQSQLLNPPESLDEK